The following proteins are encoded in a genomic region of Panthera leo isolate Ple1 chromosome F2, P.leo_Ple1_pat1.1, whole genome shotgun sequence:
- the LOC122210990 gene encoding small nuclear ribonucleoprotein E, with protein sequence MAYRGQGQKVQKVMVQPINLIFRYLQNRSRIQVWLYEQVNMRIEGCIIGFDEYMNLVLDDAEEIHSKTKSRKQLGRIMLKGDNITLLQSVSN encoded by the coding sequence ATGGCGTACCGCGGCCAGGGCCAAAAAGTGCAGAAGGTGATGGTGCAGCCCATCAACCTCATCTTCAGATACTTGCAAAATAGATCTCGGATTCAGGTGTGGCTTTATGAGCAAGTGAACATGCGGATAGAGGGCTGTATCATTGGTTTTGATGAGTACATGAACCTCGTATTAGATGATGCAGAAGAGATTCATTCTAAAACAAAGTCAAGAAAACAACTGGGTCGGATCATGCTAAAAGGAGATAATATTACCCTGCTCCAAAGTGTCTCCAACTAG
- the ZNF623 gene encoding zinc finger protein 623, with protein sequence MAETLTVMEPPATESQTLPEPGLGELLGNPEGQNLRSCPPQEGGFRQVTVTHWKIQAGETARVGSKSGESPVLSSNLLLLQRELVEREAHQCETCGQTFPFNADLVGHQIAHSGEKSCRCEHCGKSFSQSSHLAEHQRAHTGERLYVCNMCGKDFIHYAELAEHQRAHVGGKPFRCVQCGRAFHHSSDLVRHQRVHTRERPFECKECGKGFSQSSLLIRHQRIHTGERPYECNECGKSFIRSSSLIRHYQIHTEVKQYECKECGKAFRHRSDLIEHQRIHTGERPFECNECGKAFIRSSKLIQHQRIHTGERPYVCNECGKRFSQTSNFTQHQRIHTGEKLYECNECGKAFFLSSYLIRHQKIHTGERVYECKECGKAFLQKAHLTEHQKIHTGDRPFECKDCGKAFIQSSKLLLHQIIHTGEKPYVCSYCGKGFIQRSNFLQHQKIHTEEKLYECSQYGKDFSSTPNFKNNQSVHQEGLPLNKTTVHLGEKSAGHGECTADL encoded by the coding sequence ATGGCAGAAACACTCACAGTGATGGAGCCCCCTGCCACTGAGTCTCAGACACTCCCCGAACCCGGATTAGGGGAGCTGTTAGGAAACCCAGAAGGGCAGAACCTGCGGAGCTGTCCCCCTCAGGAGGGAGGTTTCAGGCAGGTGACAGTTACCCACTGGAAGATCCAAGCAGGAGAGACAGCTCGGGTGGGCAGTAAATCAGGAGAAAGCCCAGTTCTGAGCTcaaacctcctcctcctccagagaGAGCTTGTGGAACGGGAAGCCCACCAGTGTGAGACTTGCGGCCAGACCTTCCCATTTAACGCAGACCTTGTAGGACATCAGATTGCTCATTCTGGGGAGAAATCTTGCAGGTGTGAGCACTGTGGGAAAAGCTTCAGCCAGAGCTCCCACCTTGCTGAGCATCAGAGAGCTCACACTGGAGAAAGACTCTATGTGTGCAACATGTGTGGGAAGGACTTCATTCACTACGCAGAACTCGCCGAGCACCAGAGGGCACATGTGGGAGGAAAGCCGTTCCGATGCGTGCAGTGTGGGAGAGCCTTCCATCACAGCTCAGACCTGGTTCGGCACCAGCGAGTTCACACGCGGGAGAGGCCTTTCGAGTGTAAGGAGTGTGGGAAAGGCTTCAGTCAGAGCTCCTTGCTTATTCgccatcagagaattcacacaggagaAAGACCCTATGAATGTAACGAATGTGGAAAGTCCTTCATTAGGAGCTCAAGCCTTATTCGACATTATCAGATCCACACAGAGGTGAAACAGTACGAATGTAAGGAGTGTGGGAAGGCTTTCCGTCATCGCTCAGACCTCATtgaacatcagagaattcacactggagagaggCCCTTTGAATGTAAcgagtgtgggaaagccttcattCGAAGCTCAAAGCTTATTCAGCATCAGCGAATCCATACTGGGGAAAGGCCTTATGTATGCAATGAGTGTGGGAAGCGTTTCAGCCAGACGTCAAACTTTACTcagcatcagagaattcacactggagagaaactctatgaatgtaatgaatgtgggaaagctttctTTCTGAGTTCGTACCTTATTCGACACCAGAAAATCCACACTGGAGAGAGAGtgtatgaatgtaaggaatgtgggaaggcctttctCCAGAAAGCCCATCTCACTGAACATCAGAAAATCCACACTGGGGATAGGCCCTTTGAATGTAAGGACTGCGGGAAGGCTTTCATTCAGAGCTCCAAACTGCTTCTACATCAGAttattcatactggagagaagccctatgTATGTAGTTATTGTGGGAAAGGCTTTATTCAGAGGTCAAACTTCCTTCAACACCAGAAAATTCATACTGAAGAGAAACTCTATGAATGTAGTCAGTATGGGAAAGATTTCAGCTCGAccccaaactttaaaaataatcaaagtgtTCACCAGGAGGGACTTCCCTTGAATAAGACCACCGTACATTTGGGTGAGAAGTCTGCAGGTCACGGGGAATGTACAGCTGACTTATAA